The proteins below are encoded in one region of Brassica napus cultivar Da-Ae chromosome A6, Da-Ae, whole genome shotgun sequence:
- the LOC106349337 gene encoding eukaryotic translation initiation factor 4B1-like, whose amino-acid sequence MSKPWGGIGIGAWADEAEKADEEQAAEASATAADVQSFPSLKEAASNVKSKKKKKMTLSEFGAYAAPAGRNSVGLTQQEILQLPTGPRQRSEDEMQPGRLGGGFSSYGGRSGGMGRDRNDSEGSWGGGGGGGRRPYGGGFDDDRRGGSPRVSEFPQSSRADEVDDWGKGKKSIPFDQGRQGGRYGGLGGGGGGSFNGGGGGGGGSYGGGGFSKADETDNWAAGKRQAPVRSSTFGSGYGDSGREPDRWSRGVAVGGVQEERRRLVLEPRKVDSGGASETPPAGAKTSKPSPFGAARPREEVLAEKGLDWKKIDSEIEAKKGGSQTSRPTSAHSSRPSSAQSNRSESLGMNNVVKPRPKVNPFGDAKPREVLLEEQGKDWRKMDMELEHRRVDRPETEEEKMLKEEIEELRKKLEKESIAPEIKQSDQEPGTNNNNHHDLPETLRGKEKALEILTRELDDKVRFRQKLVERPGSGAGRTGSYSERTHSRSGSIDESRSFESTERPRSREAVDAWVRPVDDQRRNFQGSKERGFFSNRPSSREGW is encoded by the exons atGTCGAAGCCTTGGGGAGGGATTGGAATCGGGGCGTGGGCGGACGAAGCGGAGAAGGCAGATGAAGAGCAGGCGGCGGAAGCTTCGGCAACCGCGGCGGATGTGCAGAGTTTTCCGAGCTTGAAGGAGGCAGCGAGCAATGTTAagtctaagaagaagaagaagatgactcTCTCTGAGTTTGGTGCTTACGCGGCGCCTGCGGGTAGAAACTCCGTTGGGTTGACGCAGCAAGAGATTCTTCAGCTGCCTACTGGTCCTAGGCAGCGCTCGGAGGACGAGATGCAGCCTGGACGGTTAGGCGGGGGGTTCTCTTCTTACGGAGGTCGTTCTGGTGGGATGGGGAGAGATCGGAATGATTCTGAAGGCTCTtggggtggtggtggtggtgggggaAGGAGACCGTATGGTGGTGGGTTTGATGATGATAGGAGAGGAGGTTCGCCTAGGGTTTCGGAGTTTCCGCAGTCTTCGAGAGCTGATGAGGTTGATGATTGGGGGAAAGGGAAAAAGTCGATTCCTTTTGATCAAGGGCGTCAGGGTGGTCGTTATGGTGGCCTCGGAGGCGGTGGCGGTGGTAGTTTTAACGGCGgaggtggtggaggtggtggcAGTTATGGCGGTGGTGGATTCTCCAAAGCTGACGAAACTGATAACTGGGCTGCTGGGAAAAGACAAGCTCCGGTTCGGTCATCTACATTTGGGTCCGGTTACGGTGACTCAGGACGTGAACCTGACCGTTGGTCTAGAGGAGTAGCCGTTGGTGGTGTTCAGGAGGAACGTCGTCGTTTGGTTTTGGAGCCACGAAAAGTTGACTCAGGAGGAGCGAGTGAGACTCCGCCAGCTGGTGCTAAGACGAGTAAGCCTAGCCCCTTTGGGGCAGCTAGGCCTAGGGAGGAGGTTTTAGCGGAGAAAGGTTTGGACTGGAAGAAGATTGACTCGGAGATTGAGGCTAAGAAAGGAGGTTCTCAAACGAGCAGGCCAACGAGCGCACATTCGAGCAGACCTTCCAGTGCTCAGTCTAACAGGTCTGAGAGTTTGGGGATGAATAATGTGGTGAAACCGAGACCGAAGGTGAATCCTTTTGGGGATGCGAAGCCTCGAGAAGTGTTGCTGGAGGAACAAGGGAAGGATTGGCGAAAGATGGATATGGAACTTGAGCATCGCAGAGTTGACAG GCCTGaaacagaagaagagaagatgttAAAGGAAGAGATTGAAGAACTAAGGAAAAAACTCGAGAAGGAATCCATTGCTCCAGAGATCAAGCAATCTGATCAAGAACCTGgcactaataataataatcaccATGATTTACCAGAAACTCTACGTGGCAAAGAGAAAGCTCTGGAAATACTAACCCGTGAGCTGGACGACAAAGTCAGGTTCAGGCAGAAACTAGTTGAGAGGCCCGGGTCTGGTGCAGGCAGAACCGGTTCTTACTCAGAAAGAACCCACTCCCGGTCTGGATCAATCGATGAATCCAGGAGTTTTGAGTCTACAGAGAGACCAAGATCTCGTGAAGCAGTTGATGCCTGGGTTAGACCTGTTGATGATCAGCGAAGAAACTTCCAAGGAAGCAAAGAGCGTGGATTCTTCAGCAACAG GCCGTCGTCTAGGGAAGGATGGTAA
- the LOC106349341 gene encoding protein PECTIC ARABINOGALACTAN SYNTHESIS-RELATED: protein MAELRHSSSAGSRSSSSPLRVGDEDSSSPHVHDHSPNGGDDEDGRPRHRPIWSVSGFHSLLPFLGDDLRVSPQKNKISLLLILILAVVSLISVYGIVNHLNAPYLCKKDGIVLNCPHVKESPSPWENPLSATTSWKPCAERRIGGVSDLLPENETNGYVFIHAEGGLNQQRIAICNAVAVAKIMNATLILPVLKQDQIWKDQTKFEDIFDVDHFIDYLKDDVRIVRDIPDWFTDKAELFSSIRRTVKNIPKYAAAQFYIDNVLPRIKEKKIMALKPFVDRLGYDNVPQEINRLRCRVNYHALKFLPEIEQMADSLVSRMRNRTGNPNPYMALHLRFEKGMVGLSFCDFVGTREEKARMAEYRQKEWPRRFKNGSHLWQLALQKRKEGRCPLEPGEVAVILRAMGYPKETQIYVASGQVYGGQNRMAPLRNMFPNLVTKEDLAGKEELASFRKHVTSLAALDFLVCLKSDVFVMTHGGNFAKLIIGARRYMGHRQKSIKPDKGLMSKSFGDPYMGWATFVEDVVVTHQTRTGLPEETFPNYDLWENPLTPCMCKA from the exons ATGGCGGAGTTGCGGCACTCGAGCTCCGCCGGGAGCcgatcttcttcctctccgctACGCGTCGGAGACGAGGACTCGTCTTCGCCTCACGTGCACGATCACTCACCCAACGGCGGAGACGACGAAGACGGGCGCCCTCGTCACCGTCCGATCTGGTCAGTATCTGGGTTCCACTCGCTGCTTCCTTTCCTCGGCGACGATCTTAGGGTTTCGCCCCAGAAGAATAAGATTTCGCTTCTTTTGATATTGATTCTCGCCGTCGTGAGCTTGATCTCCGTTTACGGGATCGTTAATCACTTG AATGCGCCTTACTTGTGTAAGAAAGATGGGATTGTGCTGAACTGTCCTCAT GTAAAAGAGTCGCCTTCTCCATGGGAGAATCCTTTGTCTGCAACTACTTCTTGGAAGCCTTGCGCTGAGCGGCGGATTGGTGGAGTCTCAG atcttcTTCCTGAGAATGAAACAAATGGATATGTATTCATTCATGCTGAGGGTGGTTTGAATCAGCAGCGCATTGCT ATCTGTAATGCAGTAGCTGTTGCCAAGATTATGAATGCAACTCTTATCCTGCCAGTACTTAAGCAGGATCAAATTTGGAAAGACCAGAC GAAATTTGAAGATATTTTTGATGTAGATCATTTCATTGATTACTTGAAGGATGACGTCCGAATCGTTAGAGATATACCTGACTGGTTCACTGATAAAGCAGAGTTATTCTCTAGTATAag AAGAACAGTCAAAAACATTCCCAAATATGCAGCGGCTCAGTTCTATATAGACAATGTTTTGCCGCGAataaaggagaagaaaataATGGCCTTGAAGCCTTTTGTAGATCGACTTGG GTACGACAATGTACCTCAAGAAATCAACAGGTTACGATGCCGTGTAAACTATCACGCCCTGAAATTTCTCCCAGAGATAGAGCAGATGGCTGATTCACTTGTTTCTAGAATGAGAAACCGTACTGGAAATCCAAATCCCTATAT GGCTCTTCATCTTAGATTCGAGAAAGGAATGGTTGGTTTATCGTTTTGTGATTTTGTGGGAACAAGGGAAGAGAAAGCTAGAATGGCAGAGTACAGACAAAAGGAATGGCCTCGGCGCTTCAAG AATGGTTCTCATCTCTGGCAGCTCGCCTTGCAGAAGCGCAAAGAAGGACGATGCCCTCTTGAGCCAGGAGAAGTTGCTGTGATCCTACGTGCAATGGGttatccaaaagaaacacaaatctATGTAGCATCTGGTCAAGTCTATGGCGGCCAAAACCGTATGGCTCCATTAAGAAACATGTTCCCAAATTTG GTAACGAAGGAGGATTTAGCAGGGAAAGAGGAACTAGCAAGCTTTAGAAAGCACGTAACAAGCCTGGCTGCTCTAGATTTCTTGGTGTGTTTGAAGTCAGATGTGTTTGTGATGACACACGGTGGAAACTTTGCAAAACTGATCATTGGAGCGAGGAGATATATGGGTCATCGACAGAAATCAATCAAACCGGATAAAGGGTTGATGTCCAAATCGTTTGGGGATCCTTACATGGGATGGGCGACGTTTGTGGAAGATGTAGTTGTAACCCATCAAACACGTACTGGTTTGCCTGAAGAAACTTTCCCTAACTACGATCTTTGGGAGAATCCTCTCACTCCATGTATGTGTAAAGCTTGA
- the LOC106349342 gene encoding uncharacterized protein LOC106349342, which produces MNTIAKRVTGLVTRSSHSQLQQERGIRVKVFSGDLDKALTILQRKMQSSGMERLIKAQQTHHIKNSEKKVLARKNLERKIKSIDFARKLQSILIKKVRGL; this is translated from the coding sequence ATGAACACGATAGCGAAGCGAGTTACGGGACTAGTGACTCGGTCGAGTCACAGCCAGCTGCAGCAGGAGAGAGGGATAAGGGTGAAGGTGTTCTCGGGGGATCTAGACAAGGCCCTGACGATACTGCAGAGGAAGATGCAGTCGAGCGGGATGGAGAGGCTGATCAAAGCGCAGCAGACGCATCACATCAAGAACTCGGAGAAGAAGGTTCTTGCTAGGAAGAATCTTGAACGCAAGATCAAATCCATTGACTTTGCTCGCAAACTCCAGTCCATCCTCATCAAGAAAGTCAG